A stretch of Oryza brachyantha chromosome 4, ObraRS2, whole genome shotgun sequence DNA encodes these proteins:
- the LOC102704328 gene encoding uncharacterized membrane protein At3g27390-like isoform X2, producing the protein MEPPSGFWVSLWSFLKFLPYFCGLLILGVIKGILICPWACLIMAIGLSALILGLWPMHVIWTYYCIIRTKLLGPVVKFLLLIAATAILILWLIVGIPGSILAGLVYGFLAPIMATFGAVGEGKEKPFVHCFVDGTWSTITGSCTIVRDVKDLLFHSYFSITDDLLLQAPPDNRPYEIRLLDLPGALLSATCGLILDGIMFTLIAIYKCPVMLFKGWKRLIQDLIGREGPFLETACVPFAGLAILLWPFAVVGAVLASVLSSIPLGAYGAVVAYQESSLKMGLSYVVSSVSIFDEYTNDMLDMAPGSCFPRLKYRKKEDSSHGSSLSRPASFNKEKQEVKKPPARVTSFKNSIDDFNPFKLLDHLFAECKHQGEDLVNKGVITLKDIEETKSGKVGSGVLNVGLPAYVILNALLRSAKANSVGLLLSDGSEITSDNRPKHTLFEWFFDPLLVIKEQIKAENFTEEEEEYLKMRVLLIGDPDRAKGSLSHVPSLDERKKAEIDAFARRLQGITKSISRYPTSKRRFDALVKALLLELERTMGGGQSTNGSQSQSLKGGIARMLSQKSMGKTANIRDEDPEAQTTRYARTP; encoded by the exons ATGGAGCCACCAAGTGGGTTCTGGGTCTCCCTGTGGAGCTTCCTCAAGTTCTTGCCCTACTTCTGCGGCCTCCTCATCCTGGGGGTCATCAAAG GTATTTTGATATGCCCTTGGGCATGTCTTATTATGGCGATTGGGTTATCTGCGCTAATCCTGGGCTTATGGCCCATGCATGTGATCTGGACATACTACTGCATTATCAG AACTAAGCTGTTAGGGCCTGTAGTAAAGTTTCTGCTCCTTATTGCTGCCACTGCAATCTTAATCCTATGGTTGATAGTTGGCATCCCTGGAAGCATCTTAGCTGGATTGGTATATGGCTTTCTAGCACCGATAATGGCAACGTTTGGTGCAGTTggagaagggaaagaaaagccatttgttcattgttttgtg GATGGAACATGGAGTACTATCACTGGAAGCTGTACGATAGTCAGGGATGTGAAAGATTTGCTTTTCCACTCCTATTTTTCAATTACGGatgatcttcttcttcaggCACCTCCTGATAACAGGCCATACGAGATAAG ATTGCTTGATTTACCTGGCGCTTTATTATCTGCTACATGTGGACTCATACTGGATGGTATAATGTTCACACTGATTGCCATCTACAAATGCCCTGTGATGCTTTTCAAAGGATGGAAACGACTGATCCAAGATTTGATTGGTAGAGAGGGACCTTTTCTGGAGACAGCTTGTGTGCCATTCGCGGGTCTTGCTATTCTTCTCTGGCCATTTGCTGTAGTGGGGGCTGTTCTCGCCTCTGTCCTATCCAGTATTCCTTTAGGCGCATATGGTGCAGTTGTGGCTTATCAG GAATCCTCCCTTAAGATGGGCTTATCTTATGTTGTCTCATCTGTGTCCATCTTTGATGAATACACAAATGACATGCTTGACATGGCGCCAGGATCTTGTTTCCCAAG GTTGAAATATCGGAAGAAAGAAGATTCTTCGCATGGTAGTAGCTTATCCAGGCCAGCCTCATTCAACAAGGAGAAGCAAGAGGTAAAGAAACCTCCAGCACGTGTTACATCTTTTAAGAACAGTATCGATGACTTCAATCCATTCAAG TTGCTAGACCACCTATTTGCCGAATGCAAGCACCAAGGGGAGGATTTGGTTAACAAAGGAGTGATAACACTGAAAGACATCGAAGAGACAAAGTCAGGCAAAGTTGGCAGTGGAGTTCTTAATGTTGGTTTGCCAGCATATGTAATCCTTAATGCACTCCTTCGGTCCGCAAAGGCTAATTCTGTTGGCCTTCTCTTAA GTGATGGCTCTGAGATTACATCTGACAATAGGCCTAAACATACTCTCTTTGAATGGTTCTTTGACCCTCTTTTGGTCATCAAAGAACAAATTAAAGCTGAGAATTTTacagaagaagaggaggaataTCTCAAAATGCGAGTTTTGTTGATTGGTGATCCTGATCGTGCCAAGGGCAGCCTTTCCCATGTGCCATCGCTGGATGAGCGAAAAAAGGCTGAAATAGACGCATTTGCTAGGAG ATTGCAAGGGATCACAAAGTCGATATCAAGATATCCTACATCGAAGCGCCGTTTTGATGCTCTTGTAAAGGCACTCTTGTTAGAGCTTGAGAGGACAATGGGAGGTGGTCAATCCACCAATGGGTCCCAATCTCAAAGCTTGAAAGGCGGCATTGCCAGAATGCTCAGCCAGAAGTCCATGGGGAAGACAGCAAACATCAGAGATGAAGATCCAGAAGCACAGACGACAAGATATGCTCGCACTCCGTGA
- the LOC102704328 gene encoding uncharacterized membrane protein At3g27390-like isoform X3, whose translation MEPPSGFWVSLWSFLKFLPYFCGLLILGVIKGILICPWACLIMAIGLSALILGLWPMHVIWTYYCIIRTKLLGPVVKFLLLIAATAILILWLIVGIPGSILAGLVYGFLAPIMATFGAVGEGKEKPFVHCFVVGFFFPYVYFYSSPCANYLKLQDGTWSTITGSCTIVRDVKDLLFHSYFSITDDLLLQAPPDNRPYEIRLLDLPGALLSATCGLILDGIMFTLIAIYKCPVMLFKGWKRLIQDLIGREGPFLETACVPFAGLAILLWPFAVVGAVLASVLSSIPLGAYGAVVAYQESSLKMGLSYVVSSVSIFDEYTNDMLDMAPGSCFPRLKYRKKEDSSHGSSLSRPASFNKEKQELLDHLFAECKHQGEDLVNKGVITLKDIEETKSGKVGSGVLNVGLPAYVILNALLRSAKANSVGLLLSDGSEITSDNRPKHTLFEWFFDPLLVIKEQIKAENFTEEEEEYLKMRVLLIGDPDRAKGSLSHVPSLDERKKAEIDAFARRLQGITKSISRYPTSKRRFDALVKALLLELERTMGGGQSTNGSQSQSLKGGIARMLSQKSMGKTANIRDEDPEAQTTRYARTP comes from the exons ATGGAGCCACCAAGTGGGTTCTGGGTCTCCCTGTGGAGCTTCCTCAAGTTCTTGCCCTACTTCTGCGGCCTCCTCATCCTGGGGGTCATCAAAG GTATTTTGATATGCCCTTGGGCATGTCTTATTATGGCGATTGGGTTATCTGCGCTAATCCTGGGCTTATGGCCCATGCATGTGATCTGGACATACTACTGCATTATCAG AACTAAGCTGTTAGGGCCTGTAGTAAAGTTTCTGCTCCTTATTGCTGCCACTGCAATCTTAATCCTATGGTTGATAGTTGGCATCCCTGGAAGCATCTTAGCTGGATTGGTATATGGCTTTCTAGCACCGATAATGGCAACGTTTGGTGCAGTTggagaagggaaagaaaagccatttgttcattgttttgtgGTAGGATTTTTCTTTCcgtatgtttatttttacagTTCTCCATGTGCTAATTATCTCAAATTGCAGGATGGAACATGGAGTACTATCACTGGAAGCTGTACGATAGTCAGGGATGTGAAAGATTTGCTTTTCCACTCCTATTTTTCAATTACGGatgatcttcttcttcaggCACCTCCTGATAACAGGCCATACGAGATAAG ATTGCTTGATTTACCTGGCGCTTTATTATCTGCTACATGTGGACTCATACTGGATGGTATAATGTTCACACTGATTGCCATCTACAAATGCCCTGTGATGCTTTTCAAAGGATGGAAACGACTGATCCAAGATTTGATTGGTAGAGAGGGACCTTTTCTGGAGACAGCTTGTGTGCCATTCGCGGGTCTTGCTATTCTTCTCTGGCCATTTGCTGTAGTGGGGGCTGTTCTCGCCTCTGTCCTATCCAGTATTCCTTTAGGCGCATATGGTGCAGTTGTGGCTTATCAG GAATCCTCCCTTAAGATGGGCTTATCTTATGTTGTCTCATCTGTGTCCATCTTTGATGAATACACAAATGACATGCTTGACATGGCGCCAGGATCTTGTTTCCCAAG GTTGAAATATCGGAAGAAAGAAGATTCTTCGCATGGTAGTAGCTTATCCAGGCCAGCCTCATTCAACAAGGAGAAGCAAGAG TTGCTAGACCACCTATTTGCCGAATGCAAGCACCAAGGGGAGGATTTGGTTAACAAAGGAGTGATAACACTGAAAGACATCGAAGAGACAAAGTCAGGCAAAGTTGGCAGTGGAGTTCTTAATGTTGGTTTGCCAGCATATGTAATCCTTAATGCACTCCTTCGGTCCGCAAAGGCTAATTCTGTTGGCCTTCTCTTAA GTGATGGCTCTGAGATTACATCTGACAATAGGCCTAAACATACTCTCTTTGAATGGTTCTTTGACCCTCTTTTGGTCATCAAAGAACAAATTAAAGCTGAGAATTTTacagaagaagaggaggaataTCTCAAAATGCGAGTTTTGTTGATTGGTGATCCTGATCGTGCCAAGGGCAGCCTTTCCCATGTGCCATCGCTGGATGAGCGAAAAAAGGCTGAAATAGACGCATTTGCTAGGAG ATTGCAAGGGATCACAAAGTCGATATCAAGATATCCTACATCGAAGCGCCGTTTTGATGCTCTTGTAAAGGCACTCTTGTTAGAGCTTGAGAGGACAATGGGAGGTGGTCAATCCACCAATGGGTCCCAATCTCAAAGCTTGAAAGGCGGCATTGCCAGAATGCTCAGCCAGAAGTCCATGGGGAAGACAGCAAACATCAGAGATGAAGATCCAGAAGCACAGACGACAAGATATGCTCGCACTCCGTGA
- the LOC102704328 gene encoding uncharacterized membrane protein At3g27390-like isoform X1, which translates to MEPPSGFWVSLWSFLKFLPYFCGLLILGVIKGILICPWACLIMAIGLSALILGLWPMHVIWTYYCIIRTKLLGPVVKFLLLIAATAILILWLIVGIPGSILAGLVYGFLAPIMATFGAVGEGKEKPFVHCFVVGFFFPYVYFYSSPCANYLKLQDGTWSTITGSCTIVRDVKDLLFHSYFSITDDLLLQAPPDNRPYEIRLLDLPGALLSATCGLILDGIMFTLIAIYKCPVMLFKGWKRLIQDLIGREGPFLETACVPFAGLAILLWPFAVVGAVLASVLSSIPLGAYGAVVAYQESSLKMGLSYVVSSVSIFDEYTNDMLDMAPGSCFPRLKYRKKEDSSHGSSLSRPASFNKEKQEVKKPPARVTSFKNSIDDFNPFKLLDHLFAECKHQGEDLVNKGVITLKDIEETKSGKVGSGVLNVGLPAYVILNALLRSAKANSVGLLLSDGSEITSDNRPKHTLFEWFFDPLLVIKEQIKAENFTEEEEEYLKMRVLLIGDPDRAKGSLSHVPSLDERKKAEIDAFARRLQGITKSISRYPTSKRRFDALVKALLLELERTMGGGQSTNGSQSQSLKGGIARMLSQKSMGKTANIRDEDPEAQTTRYARTP; encoded by the exons ATGGAGCCACCAAGTGGGTTCTGGGTCTCCCTGTGGAGCTTCCTCAAGTTCTTGCCCTACTTCTGCGGCCTCCTCATCCTGGGGGTCATCAAAG GTATTTTGATATGCCCTTGGGCATGTCTTATTATGGCGATTGGGTTATCTGCGCTAATCCTGGGCTTATGGCCCATGCATGTGATCTGGACATACTACTGCATTATCAG AACTAAGCTGTTAGGGCCTGTAGTAAAGTTTCTGCTCCTTATTGCTGCCACTGCAATCTTAATCCTATGGTTGATAGTTGGCATCCCTGGAAGCATCTTAGCTGGATTGGTATATGGCTTTCTAGCACCGATAATGGCAACGTTTGGTGCAGTTggagaagggaaagaaaagccatttgttcattgttttgtgGTAGGATTTTTCTTTCcgtatgtttatttttacagTTCTCCATGTGCTAATTATCTCAAATTGCAGGATGGAACATGGAGTACTATCACTGGAAGCTGTACGATAGTCAGGGATGTGAAAGATTTGCTTTTCCACTCCTATTTTTCAATTACGGatgatcttcttcttcaggCACCTCCTGATAACAGGCCATACGAGATAAG ATTGCTTGATTTACCTGGCGCTTTATTATCTGCTACATGTGGACTCATACTGGATGGTATAATGTTCACACTGATTGCCATCTACAAATGCCCTGTGATGCTTTTCAAAGGATGGAAACGACTGATCCAAGATTTGATTGGTAGAGAGGGACCTTTTCTGGAGACAGCTTGTGTGCCATTCGCGGGTCTTGCTATTCTTCTCTGGCCATTTGCTGTAGTGGGGGCTGTTCTCGCCTCTGTCCTATCCAGTATTCCTTTAGGCGCATATGGTGCAGTTGTGGCTTATCAG GAATCCTCCCTTAAGATGGGCTTATCTTATGTTGTCTCATCTGTGTCCATCTTTGATGAATACACAAATGACATGCTTGACATGGCGCCAGGATCTTGTTTCCCAAG GTTGAAATATCGGAAGAAAGAAGATTCTTCGCATGGTAGTAGCTTATCCAGGCCAGCCTCATTCAACAAGGAGAAGCAAGAGGTAAAGAAACCTCCAGCACGTGTTACATCTTTTAAGAACAGTATCGATGACTTCAATCCATTCAAG TTGCTAGACCACCTATTTGCCGAATGCAAGCACCAAGGGGAGGATTTGGTTAACAAAGGAGTGATAACACTGAAAGACATCGAAGAGACAAAGTCAGGCAAAGTTGGCAGTGGAGTTCTTAATGTTGGTTTGCCAGCATATGTAATCCTTAATGCACTCCTTCGGTCCGCAAAGGCTAATTCTGTTGGCCTTCTCTTAA GTGATGGCTCTGAGATTACATCTGACAATAGGCCTAAACATACTCTCTTTGAATGGTTCTTTGACCCTCTTTTGGTCATCAAAGAACAAATTAAAGCTGAGAATTTTacagaagaagaggaggaataTCTCAAAATGCGAGTTTTGTTGATTGGTGATCCTGATCGTGCCAAGGGCAGCCTTTCCCATGTGCCATCGCTGGATGAGCGAAAAAAGGCTGAAATAGACGCATTTGCTAGGAG ATTGCAAGGGATCACAAAGTCGATATCAAGATATCCTACATCGAAGCGCCGTTTTGATGCTCTTGTAAAGGCACTCTTGTTAGAGCTTGAGAGGACAATGGGAGGTGGTCAATCCACCAATGGGTCCCAATCTCAAAGCTTGAAAGGCGGCATTGCCAGAATGCTCAGCCAGAAGTCCATGGGGAAGACAGCAAACATCAGAGATGAAGATCCAGAAGCACAGACGACAAGATATGCTCGCACTCCGTGA
- the LOC121054198 gene encoding putative F-box/FBD/LRR-repeat protein At5g56810, translated as MASSYNTEAEDDETNQEDMLSELPGDILLCILDRLELRDAVRTSALSRRWRHLPGLLSNIILNVGAFEPTDSLMFTLDDVDDIVLRSNADTVEETKNILAHKSTSVIKLLSLVFYLREGFIDIAHSINDAMANRSIVSTKFQLLSGTDLRQRMGDDNLICGKCLLSFFYTCPRAFGCLEHLVISNARFGDSDIPNMLSTCKKLEYLSLIRCDSGSQPVLQLEHPTLIHLRFPLTWIWIEPEHPKLLAANLQNLRFASLTKIHEDCDLTWTFFLLEAAPLLEDLHIIGRVGP; from the exons ATGGCGTCCAGCTACAACACGGAAGCAGAG GATGACGAAACCAATCAGGAAGACATGCTCAGTGAACTTCCCGGTGACATTTTGCTTTGTATATTGGATAGGCTCGAACTGCGTGATGCTGTGAGGACTAGTGCTCTTTCAAGGCGATGGAGGCATCTCCCTGGCCTCCTTTCTAATATCATACTCAATGTTGGGGCATTTGAGCCCACAGATAGTCTCATGTTTACCCTGGATGACGTCGATGACATTGTATTAAGAAGCAACGCAGATACGgttgaagaaacaaaaaatattctgGCACACAAGAGTACATCTGTAATCAAATTATTGAGTTTGGTATTCTACTTGAGGGAAGGTTTCATAGACATTGCTCACTCCATTAACGATGCAATGGCAAACAGAAGTATTGTCAGCACGAAATTTCAACTATTATCAGGAACGGATCTGAGACAACGTATGGGGGATGACAATCTCATATGTGGAAAATGTTTGttgtcatttttctatacttGTCCCCGTGCATTTGGTTGCCTCGAGCACCTCGTCATAAGCAATGCGAGGTTTGGTGATTCAGACATCCCTAATATGCTTAGCACTTGCAAAAAACTTGAGTACCTCTCCCTAATCAGGTGTGACTCTGGATCTCAGCCAGTGTTGCAATTGGAACACCCAACACTTATTCATCTGCGATTTC CCTTGACTTGG ATTTGGATTGAACCAGAACATCCTAAACTATTGGCTGccaatttgcaaaatttgcgGTTTGCTAGTCTTACTAAAATTCATGAAGACTGTGATCTAACTTggacattttttcttttagaagcTGCACCTCTGTTGGAAGACCTGCACATAATAGGAC GTGTGGGACCATGA
- the LOC102712805 gene encoding anaphase-promoting complex subunit 2 yields MQLDDAGGALDSWARFCGLSDELFGGAGDLSAGPRLAPVVADLCARGLAGLLRDHFLRSLEGIFISNAVKKFWQQFHPYCSSSAGERIKSCVQENWPEEILGRALEDICLEKSYQEKCVLALVHCLQSYEDRTPCRKSKALDCSSSLMPRYQLMVSSVLLTTLPLSFPEILNVYFKKKLEELNILMAGSDGNNSFDDHDLSERNSTSALHSEMDIDGQEPEISESINLVKNIGKVVCDLRYLGFTSMTEDAYSSAIIWLLKSKVHELAGDDYRIPVLGCVKKWIQAVPLKFLHALLTYLGDSVDNESVSSGLKSPLASRPSSFPGIGVPSEALVRWHMRLEYFAYETLQDLRIGKLFEIIVDYPESSPAIEDLKQCLEYTGQHSKLVDSFISSLRYRLLTAGASTNDILHQYVSTIKALRTIDPTGVFLEAVGEPIRDYLRGRKDTIKCIVTMLTDGSGGNTNGAGNAGDNLLEELNRDAENQENVDYDDHTNIDEKQAWINAESWEPDPVEADPLKGSRNRRKIDILGLIVSIIGSKDQLVNEYRVMLAEKLLNKSDFDIDSDIRTLELLKIHFGESSMQKCEIMLNDLIDSKRTNSNIKTSLSKTSQTVGTVQEETELSHEILDATIMSSNFWPPIQTEELTVPASVDQLLSDYAKRFHQIKTPRKLLWKKNLGTVKLELQFEDKSMQFTVAPVHAAIIMQFQEKPSWTSKTLATAIGVPVDSLSRRISFWTSKGVLTESVGPDADDHTFTIVDSTSDFNKNSTVNQLCERFQMNEEEGESSIASVEEQLRKEMTVYQKFIIGMLTNFGSMTLDRIHNTLKMFCIAEPSYDKSLQQLQGFLSGLVSDEKLEMRDGSYLLRK; encoded by the exons ATGCAGCtggacgacgccggcggggcCCTCGATTCGTGGGCACGCTTCTGCGGCCTCTCCGACGAGCTcttcggcggcgccggcgacctctCGGCGGGCCCGCGCCTGGCGCCCGTCGTCGCGGACCTCTGCGCCCGCGGCCTCGCCGGGCTGCTCCGGGACCACTTCCTCCGCTCCCTAGAG GGAATATTTATAAGCAATGCAGTTAAGAAGTTCTGGCAGCAGTTTCATCCTTATTGCAGCTCCTCTGCTGGGGAAAGAATTAAATCCTGT GTTCAAGAAAACTGGCCTGAGGAAATCTTAGGTAGAGCATTAGAAGACATATGCTTGGAAAAGAGTTATCAGGAAAAATGTGTTCTGGCTCTAGTTCATTGTTTACAATCTTACGAGGATAGGACACCATGCAGAAAATCTAAAGCATTGGATTGTAGCTCCAGCTTAATGCCTAGGTACCAGTTAATGGTATCTTCAGTACTTCTGACAACACTACCCCTGAGCTTTCCTG AGatattaaatgtttacttcaagAAGAAATTGGAAGAGTTAAATATCCTGATGGCTGGATCTGATGGGAATAATTCATTTGACGATCATGATCTTTCTGAAAGGAACAGTACGTCTGCTTTGCATTCTGAAATGGATATTGATGGTCAAGAACCTGAGATTTCAGAAAGTATAAATTTGGTTAAGAACATTGGAAAAGTCGTTTGTGATCTAAGATATCTTGGTTTTACATCAATGACCGAGGATGCGTACTCATCTGCAATAATCTGGCTTTTAAAG TCTAAAGTTCATGAACTAGCTGGTGATGATTATAGAATTCCTGTACTTGGGTGTGTCAAAAAGTGGATTCAG GCCGTTCCTCTTAAATTTTTGCATGCTCTATTGACATATCTGGGGGACTCTGTCGACAATGAAAGTGTATCATCTGGTCTCAAATCACCCTTGGCCTCACGTCCTTCTTCCTTCCCTGGGATTGGTGTTCCTTCAGAAGCCCTAGTGAGATGGCACATGCGCCTTGAGTATTTTGCTTATGAGACCTTGCAAGACCTACGGATTGGCAAACTTTTTGAAATTATAGTTGATTACCCTGAGAG CTCTCCTGCCATTGAAGACCTAAAGCAGTGTTTGGAATACACGGGTCAACATTCTAAACTTGTTGACTCATTTATTTCATCATTGAGATATCGCTTGCTGACAGCTGGTGCATCAACCAATGATATATTACACCAATATGTGTCCACTATCAAGGCATTACGGACAATTGACCCCACTGGTGTCTTCTTAGAAGCAGTAGGTGAACCAATTAGGGATTACCTGAGAGGTAGAAAGGACACTATCAAATGCATAGTGACAATGCTCACTGATGGATCTGGTGGAAACACGAATGGAGCAGGCAATGCTGGGGATAATCTTCTGGAAGAATTGAACAGAGATGCAGAAAACCAGGAAAATGTTGATTATGATGACCATACAAACATCGATGAGAAGCAAGCATGGATAAATGCTGAAAG CTGGGAACCTGATCCTGTGGAGGCAGATCCATTAAAAGGCAGCAGGAATAGAAGGAAAATTGATATCCTTGGACTGATTGTTAGTATAATTGGGTCAAAGGACCAACTAGTCAATGAATATCGTGTAATGCTGGCAGAAAAACTGCTCAACAAATCTGATTTTGATATAGATTCAGATATCCGGACATTGGAACTGCTTAAG ATTCATTTTGGTGAGAGCAGCATGCAGAAGTGTGAGATTATGCTTAATGACTTGATTGACTCAAAGAGAACCAACTCAAATATTAAAACATCTTTATCAAAGACATCTCAAACTG TAGGAACTGTGCAAGAGGAAACAGAACTGTCTCATGAGATTCTTGACGCAACTATAATGTCATCCAACTTTTGGCCGCCAATTCAG ACAGAAGAACTTACAGTTCCTGCTTCAGTTGATCAGTTGCTGTCTGATTATGCAAAAAGGTTTCATCAGATAAAAACACCTCGTAAGTTACTCTGGAAGAAAAATCTTGGAACTGTCAAG CTGGAACTGCAATTCGAGGATAAGAGTATGCAGTTTACTGTAGCTCCTGTTCATGCTGCAATCATAATGCAATTTCAAGAGAAACCAAG TTGGACTTCAAAGACACTAGCTACAGCAATCGGAGTACCTGTGGACTCTCTTAGCAGAAGAATAAGTTTCTGGACAAGCAAG GGCGTCCTGACAGAATCGGTTGGTCCAGATGCTGATGACCATACGTTTACTATTGTTGATAGCACATCTGATTTTAACAAAAACAGCACTGTGAACCAACTCTGTGAAAGGTTTCAAATGAATGAAGAGGAAGGTGAAAGTTCAATTGCCTCTGTTGAGGAACAACTTAGGAAAGAAATGACAGTTTATCAG AAATTCATCATCGGCATGCTAACCAATTTTGGAAGCATGACACTGGATCGGATACACAACACTCTGAAG ATGTTCTGCATAGCGGAGCCATCATATGATAAATCACTACAGCAACTTCAGGGTTTTCTTTCTGGCCTAGTGTCAGACGAAAAGCTTGAGATGAGGGATGGATCATACTTGTTAAGAAAGTAG